In Streptosporangiales bacterium, the genomic stretch GTAGTCGCGGTTCATCTCCTCGAGTGCGCCGTTGCGTACCAGCCTGGCCAGCCAGCCGAGGAACGGCAGCGCGAGCGTGATGGCGGGCAGCAGCAACGCCTGCGGGGTGCCGTCTGCAGTGCTCGGCAGCACGTTGAGGGTGCGCGTGAACAGCAGGATGAGCATGATGCCCACCCAGAACGCCGGCAGCGCCTGGCCGACGAGGGAGACGCTCGACACCAGGTGGTCGGCCCAGCTGCCGACCCTGCGGGCACAGTAGATGCCGAGCGGGAAGCCCACGGCGATGGTGAGGACCATCGCGTACGACGCGAGGATCAACGTGGCCGGCAGCCGTTCGGCGACCACGGAAAGCGCGCTGCCGCCGATACGCCACGACTCGCCGAAGTCACCTCTGACGATGTCGGCGAGGTAGTGCACGTACTGCAGCCACAGCGGGTCGGACAGGCCGAGCTGGTCGCGCAGCTGCGCGATCTGGCCGTCGGTGGCCTGGTTGCCGAGCATCAGCTTGGCCGGGTCGCCGGGCACGACCCGCACGACCACGAAGACGATCGTGAGCGCGCCGAGTACGAGCAGCACCGCCTGGGCGAGGCGGCGCCCGACGAACGTCAGCATGGAACTCTCCAGCGGATTGCGGGACTCGAGCTGCGGCCGGCGTCAACGGGTCGACGCGCGTACCACCAGCTCCGGCTGGAGTCGAAGGGTCTCGACATCGGAGCTCATCTCCTTCAGCCGGTGCAACAACATGTCCACGGCGGCCGTGCCGATCTCGGCGGCCGGCAGCCGGACGCTGCTCAGGGTCGGGTTGAGGTAGGCGGAGAACGGGTGGTCACCGAAGCCGAGGATCGCGACGTCGTCCGGCACGCGCAGGTCGCTCTCGGCCAACGCGCGGTAGAGCCCGAGCGCGAAGTAGTCGTTGCCGGTCATCACCGCGGCGCCAGGCGCCAGTTCTGGCACCAGCTCCTGGGCCAGGTGGTACGCGTCCGCCAGCTCCCACGGCAGCGTGCTGGCCCCCGGGTTCTGCGACGGCACCCGCCTGATCGTGTCGTCCGCGAGTGTCACGCCGCGCTCGTCCAGTGCCCGGCGGAAGCCGGTGATGCGGTCCCCGACCGAGGTGAGCGGCAGGTCCTCCTCGAGCAGGTGGATCGTACGGGCGCCCGAGTCGAGCAGGTGGCTGGCCGCACGATAGGCGCCCGCCTCGTAGTCCACGCCGGCGAAGTCGCACTCCATCTCGGTGAGGTCGCGGTTCACCAGCACGATGGGCACCCCGGAGTCCTGCAGCCGCTGCCAGTGCTCGGCGCTCTCCTGGACGGGGATGACGATGGCACCGTCGACGCCCCACCGCTGCAGCGCCTCGGCGGCGCTGCGTTCGATGTCCAGGCTCTCCTCGGTGACCATCAGCAGCAGCGAGTACCCGTTCGCCCGGCAGCGTTCCTCGACGCCGCTGATCAGCATCGAGTAGAACGGGTTCGCGGGGTGGGTGATGACCATGCCGAACGTCATGGCGGCGCCGAGAACCAGCGAACGCGCCATCGAGTTCGGTACGTACCCGAGCCGGTCGGCCTCGGCCCTGACGAGTTCCCGAGTCTGCTCGTTCACCGCGTCTTTCCCCGCGAGCGCTCTGGACACGGTGTTCACCGAGAGACCGACCGACTCGGCGATGGTCCGAAGCGTTACCCGTCGTGCTGCGCACATACCGCCTACCCGGACAGCCCGACGGTGGTGAGGTCAGGCTGGTTGCTGGCCGCGGGCTTGAAGCCCGACACGTTGTCGCGCCTACCGTACGCAGTGACGATGTTGGCGGGGAAAATGCCTGGCGCGTCGTCCCAGATGATCTTGCAGGCCTGCGCGTACAGCTCCTCGCGGCGGCCGTTGTCGGACGACTCGGCGGCCTTCCGCAGGATGGCGTCGAGCTTCGGGTTCTTGTAGCCCAACCTGTTGGCCTGGCTGGTGTAGAGCCGGCCGAGGGTGAAGTCGGCGTCGCCGGTGGTGACCGTGTTGGTCTGCAGGTCCATGTCCCAGTCGAGCGAGTTCAGCCGCTCCAGCCACTCCGCCTTCTCGATGCTCTGCGACTCGACCTTGACGCCGATCTTCCGCCAGCCGGAGATCATCGCCGAGGCGAGCTGGCGGGCGAGCGGGCCGGTGTCGTCGAACCACATCATCGACGTGGAGAAGCCGTCGGCAAGGCCGGCCTCGCGGAGCAGCTGCTTCGCCTTGTCGGTGTCGTGCGCGTACGGCTGCTGCTTCGCGTAGCCGAACACCGACGAAGGGATCGGCGCGTCCATCGGCTTCGCGCCCGTGCCGAAGAGGTCCTTGACGATGGTCTCCACGTCCAGGGCGTGCCACATCGCGCGCCGCACCCGCGGGTCGTCGAACGGCTTGCGTCCGCAGTTGAACCAGTTGAAGTAGTAGACCCAGCTGGTCGCCCGCTGCAGCATCACCTCGCCGGCGCCTTCGAGCTCCTTCACCTGGTCCGGCGGGACGGCCACAGCAGCTCGATCTCACCGTTGGTCAACGACGTGATCGCCGCTGCCGGCTCCTTCATGTACGGCAGCTCGATCGACGTGCTCTTGCCCTTGCGTCCCCAGAACTCCGGCGACCGCTTCATCCGCACGGAGCTGCTGGGGGTGAACGCGGTGACCCGGTACGGACCGCTGCCCACCGGCTTGCGGAACGAGTCGGTCTTGCCGACGGCCTTGGCGGACGCGATGAACAGCAGCGTCAGGTTGACCGGGAGCGTGCCCATCGGCTGCTTGGTCTTCACGGTGAACTTGCGCTTGCCGCTGGTGGTTACCTCGTCGATCGGTTCCCACAGCGGTGTCTGCTCGGTCGGCGTCTTGACCATGTAGTCGAGCACGGCCTTCACGTCGGCCGCCGTCACCGGTGAGCCGTCGTGGAACTTCGCGTCCGGCCTGAGCTCGAACTCCCAGGTCGTGTCGTCCACCCGTTTCCACGACATGGCCAGGCCGGGGACCAGCTTGCCGTTGTCGTCGCGGTGCACGAGCGTGTCGAAGATGAGCCCGCGGGCCATCAGCGACGGCTCGTCGACCGTGCTGCCCATGCGGTACGGGTCCAGCGTGGTGATGGGCTGCAGGAACGCGGCGCGGAGCTCCTGCCCGCCGGTGTCCTCGCTGCCGCCGACCGTGCACGACGTCAGGTACGCGCTCGCGAGTCCGGCGCCGGAGACCAGCAGGAAGGTGCGTCGACCGAATCGTGGTTCCATGGGTCTACCTCCATTGGCAACCCCCGTAGGTGTGGGCACGCCGCTCGCCCGCGCGAGCAGACGCTAGGACGTCAAGACTTCAGGGCGAGGTGGATCCTCGCCTTCATGCCCGCCGTGTCGCCCCGGACGGGTTGGTGACCGTCCCCTTCAGCCGCAGCCAGCCGCCGAACTCGTGTACCGACCAGCTGGTGAGCCCTGCGTCGTCCAGGTGCTTGGGGTCGTCGCCCAGGTCGCACCAGTGCAGCCCGTCGGGCGAGATCTGGGTGACGGCTTCCAGGCGGGCGGCCGGGTCGTGGACCTCGAGTGCGTGGATGAACCACCGGGCCTCGCGCGCCCAGGCGGCCTCGTACGGCTCGGTGGTGAACTCGCCCGACAGGAGCGCGTTGCGTTCCAACACCACGGACAAGGACTGCTGCATCGCGTTCCTACCAATCGAACCGAACCTGCGCGAGGCGAAATGATCGTTACCGTGATCGTTAACGGTAACGGTAACGATGAGAGTAGCGCCGTGCCGAGATGCCGTCAACGCATCGGATGCCGCTGGTAGTGCGTGGGGGTCGGGGCGCCGGCTCAGCGCCAGCGCATGATGTTGGCCAGCAGCTCGCCCTGTTCGACCGCGTCGTCCAGGGCGTTGTGGGTGTGCTCGGTCTCGGCGTGCAAGTGGCGGGGCATGTGCCGCTTGGTCGCGTGCGAGATGGGGCGGCCGGCGCGGGCGGCGTAGAGCGTCTTGATGTCGACGGCGCGGCTGTGGCCGAACGGGGAGTGGCCGGCGTACGACATCAGGTACCAGTACGCGAACATCCAGTCGAAGCCGACCGGGTACGCCGCGAACACCGGGGCGCCGCCGTAGCGGCGGCCGGTCGCCTCCACCCAGTGCGCGAACTCGGCCATGGCGCGCGCCGGCGGTTCACCGGCCCTGACGAGCTGGTCCCTGTCCAGCCCGGTGACGGCGAGCGCGGCGGGGACGACGGACTCGCTGATCGGCCGCAGCTCGGCGTACCAGGTGGCCTCGCGCGGGTCGTCAGGTGCGCGGTAGCCGTCCGCGTCGTAGGTGCCGGCGAACGCGGCGCCGAGCGACAGCATCGAGTACGGGCCGGGGATCGGGCCGTCGGCTTCGATGTCCACGCTGATGTACACGTCGCGTTTCATGGGCTGGTCCTCATTCATCCGGCGACGACCGCGAAGACGATGACCACCAGTATGAGCAGCCCGACCGCGGCGACGACCAGGGTCAGTCGCCGCTGCTGCTGCTGGCGCAGCCGTTCCCGCGCGGCGGAGCTCCTGGCGGACGCGAGCGCGCGCTGGTCCGCGGCGAGCTGGCGCTCCAGCCGGGTGAGGCTGCCCCTCGCCTCGGCGATGGACTCCGGCGCCGGCACGCCGACGGACGCGGCCGGGCCGTCGACGGCGATCCCGTCGTCGTGCATCGCCTGGTCGATGGTGCTGCGCAGCTGCCGGATCTGTTCCTCCAGCCGCTCCTGCGTGGTGACGACGTGCGCGTGCTCGTCGTCTGCGCTCTTGCGGGCGGTGGTGAGCTGGTCGTCGATGGTCCGCCTGCGGTCGTCCCCGGCCGCGGGTGCACGGGCGAGCGCCTGCAGGGCGTCGACGTACTCCGGCCAGGTCGAGGTGTTCATCGCGGCACCTCCGCCAGCCGGTCGACGTCCTCGGGGCCCAGCGGACCGAACGGCACGACCACCGTGGGGCTCTCCTGCAGGCCGTCCCAGAACAGCCCGCGGAAGCGCTCCGACGCCCACTGCGTCTGCGCGCCGCAGATCCGCTTCACCCCGTCGCTTGGGTGCCGCAGGAACAGGTACGCACCGAGGTCGCTGCGGTTCATGCCGAGCTGGGCGGTGCAGACGTGCAGCCGGTTCCACCAGGCGTACGTGCACACCCCCGCGGCCGGGCCGTCGGCGACGATCTCGCGCAGCGCCGACTGCTCCTGCAGCCGGGTCGCGCGATGCATGCCGAGCCCGAGTACGTGCACCGGCTGGTCGACCGCGGTGCCGGTTCGTACAAGGTCGCGCAACGACACCAGCTGGCCGTCCAGCTCGGGTCTGCCGACCACCGTGACGTCGGCGCCCAGCCTGCGCAGCAGGTCGAGCAGTGCGGCCTTCCCCGCGGCGACCGGGTCGCTGGCCGGCAGCAGGTCGAACAGCACGAACCTGGTGCCAGGCACCGGATCCGCGCCCAGTGAGTACGCCACGCCGGTGAGCACGCCGAGCGCGTCGAGCGGGCCATCGCCGAGCACGGCCAACCCGGCGCCGGGCTCGGGGCGGACAGTGAGCGTCACCGGGTCCTCGGCCACGCTGATCGGCATGCCCAGCCAGACCGCGTACGACTCGTCGTCGGCGTCGTAGCCCATCGTCTCCGCTGGCCCGACCGCGGCGAGCTTCGCCGGCTCGCCGACCTGGAAGATCCGCGGTGGCCGGAGGTCGTCGCTGCGTTCCCACAGCCGGTGGCGCAGCCCGTCGAGCGCGGTCTTCTCTGCGTACGAGACGAGGATCCGCCGGTTGCTCTCCGCCGCGCCGTAGCTGTCGTTGAGTATCGCCTCGCCGCGGAACTGCAGCTCGGCGGCGGCCGAGTTCATCAGCTGCAGCATGCTCTGCGAGTCCGACGGCGTGGTCTTCAGCACGACCCGGTACGGCACCTGCCCGAAGATCGACTCGCGCTTGATGGCCAGCCGCTGGATGCCCGCGAGGCTCTGCGTCGCGAGCACCACGTGCATGCCGTACGCACGTCCCTGGCGCACCAGCTGTTCGAGCAGCCGGATCGCCTCCTCGGCCAGGCTGCTGCTGTCCTCCTCGAAGAGCACCTGGAACTCGTCGAGCACGACGAGGATGCGCGGCGGCCGGTCGGCGCCCGGCGGCAGGTCGGCGATGTCGGTGACGTGCTGCCGCTTGAACACGTCGCTGCGCCGTTCCAGCTCCGCGGTCAGGTACTGCAGCACGGCGAGACCGAACGGGCGGTCGCTGTGCACGCCGAGCACCCGGACGTGCGGCAGCCAGTGCTGCTGGTCCGGTGTCGGTCCGAGGGTCGCGAACTCGATGCCCTGCTTGAAGTCGAGCACGTACATCTCGAGGTCGGCAGGCGCGTAGCGGGTCGCGAGGCCGTGGATGAGGTTGTGCAACAGGTTCGACTTGCCGCTGCCGACGGCGCCACCGACGAGCACGTTCGGCAGCGGCGGGTTGCTGCTGCGCAGCTGCAGCGTGGCGGGGACGTCGTCGGCGTAGCCGATGACCGTGCTGAGCTCCTCGGCCACCGGTTGCCACCAGTCGCGCTCGGGCGGCAGCGTCTCGGCGAAGTCGACGGTCGGCAGCGTGGCCCGCTCGACCAGGTCGCCGACCATGTCGCAGATCGCGTTCGCCTCGGCGGTGCCCGGCGGCGGGTCGACCGTGACGGGCAGGTCCTCCAGCCGGTCGAGCTCGAGCCGGCCGTCCTCGATCGCCAGCGGCTGTAGCAGGCTGAGCAGCTCGGCGGCGTCGACGTCACGGGCGGGGGTGACGTCCGGGTCGTGGTGCACGAGCAGGCAAAGGCCACGGCTGTCCGCGGTCTTCGCGATCCTGATCAGCTCGCGCTGCGCGGCGGCGTCGACGCCGGCGGGGTAGTCGAGCAGTACGAGCACCCGGTACGGCTCGGCGGTGCGGCTGCTGTGCGCCGCGAGCTGTGCGAACGCGTCGTAGCCGTGCTGCGTCATCCGGGCACCGCGCCGCGACGAGGTCGCGACCAGCTCGGTGAGCAGTGCGGTCAGCTGGTCGGGCGCGTTGGCGGGCGCGGGCAGCACGCCGGGTGCGCGTTGGTGCAGCCGGCCGAACAGGCCGAGCGCGCCGCTCAGCCGCGGGTCGTACGCGTCCACCCGCACCTGCAGCGGCCTGGCGGTGGCGATCATGCGCAGCACGACGTTCTGCACCAGCGCGTGGGCGGCGACCGGGTGGTCGGTCCAGACCTGCCAGCCGCGCAGGTCGGTGACCGGTACCACGATCGGTACGTCGCCGCCGTGCACGGTGCCGATCCTCACGTACGAAGGCAGGCCGGCGCCGACCCCTTCACCGGCGCGCCAGGCGTCGGTGCCGTACGGCTGCCAGCCGAGCCCCGGCGCCAGCTGCTGCGCGCGGTCGGTGGCCACGGCGCCGGCCGTGGTGAGCGCGTCGCCGACGTAGCCGCCCACCTGGCCGCGTGCGTGCTCGGCGGCGGTATCCGCCTCCTGGTACGCCTGCGCCCTGCGTTGTTCCGCCCTGGTGCGCTCGGCGGCCGCGACCTGCTGCGCCTGCTGGACGAACGGCTCGAACGCCGCGCGGATGCCACGGATCCGCGCCTCCCACGCCGCCGGGTCGTCGCCGGCCGCGTCCGGCAGCCGCCAGACGTCACGCGCAGACGCGGCGTCGGCCGTCGGCGGTGGCGCCGCACGCCGACGTGGGATCGACTCCCTGCCAGGGACTTCGTCGGTCATGCGGGACCGCCTTCTGAGGCGGTCTGGTTGACCACGACCTGCGCGGGACGCAGCACCGCGGCGGTGTGCGCGAAGCCGCGGCGGCGTACCTCGACGACCTGGCCGGCGGGCAGCTCGGCGCGGTCGGTCGTCTCGACCGCCTCGTGCCGGCTCGGGTCGAACTCGTCGTCGACGGTGATCTCCGTGACGCCTTGCCTGG encodes the following:
- a CDS encoding substrate-binding domain-containing protein yields the protein MCAARRVTLRTIAESVGLSVNTVSRALAGKDAVNEQTRELVRAEADRLGYVPNSMARSLVLGAAMTFGMVITHPANPFYSMLISGVEERCRANGYSLLLMVTEESLDIERSAAEALQRWGVDGAIVIPVQESAEHWQRLQDSGVPIVLVNRDLTEMECDFAGVDYEAGAYRAASHLLDSGARTIHLLEEDLPLTSVGDRITGFRRALDERGVTLADDTIRRVPSQNPGASTLPWELADAYHLAQELVPELAPGAAVMTGNDYFALGLYRALAESDLRVPDDVAILGFGDHPFSAYLNPTLSSVRLPAAEIGTAAVDMLLHRLKEMSSDVETLRLQPELVVRASTR
- a CDS encoding cell division protein FtsK, with the protein product MTDEVPGRESIPRRRAAPPPTADAASARDVWRLPDAAGDDPAAWEARIRGIRAAFEPFVQQAQQVAAAERTRAEQRRAQAYQEADTAAEHARGQVGGYVGDALTTAGAVATDRAQQLAPGLGWQPYGTDAWRAGEGVGAGLPSYVRIGTVHGGDVPIVVPVTDLRGWQVWTDHPVAAHALVQNVVLRMIATARPLQVRVDAYDPRLSGALGLFGRLHQRAPGVLPAPANAPDQLTALLTELVATSSRRGARMTQHGYDAFAQLAAHSSRTAEPYRVLVLLDYPAGVDAAAQRELIRIAKTADSRGLCLLVHHDPDVTPARDVDAAELLSLLQPLAIEDGRLELDRLEDLPVTVDPPPGTAEANAICDMVGDLVERATLPTVDFAETLPPERDWWQPVAEELSTVIGYADDVPATLQLRSSNPPLPNVLVGGAVGSGKSNLLHNLIHGLATRYAPADLEMYVLDFKQGIEFATLGPTPDQQHWLPHVRVLGVHSDRPFGLAVLQYLTAELERRSDVFKRQHVTDIADLPPGADRPPRILVVLDEFQVLFEEDSSSLAEEAIRLLEQLVRQGRAYGMHVVLATQSLAGIQRLAIKRESIFGQVPYRVVLKTTPSDSQSMLQLMNSAAAELQFRGEAILNDSYGAAESNRRILVSYAEKTALDGLRHRLWERSDDLRPPRIFQVGEPAKLAAVGPAETMGYDADDESYAVWLGMPISVAEDPVTLTVRPEPGAGLAVLGDGPLDALGVLTGVAYSLGADPVPGTRFVLFDLLPASDPVAAGKAALLDLLRRLGADVTVVGRPELDGQLVSLRDLVRTGTAVDQPVHVLGLGMHRATRLQEQSALREIVADGPAAGVCTYAWWNRLHVCTAQLGMNRSDLGAYLFLRHPSDGVKRICGAQTQWASERFRGLFWDGLQESPTVVVPFGPLGPEDVDRLAEVPR
- a CDS encoding exonuclease, producing MKRDVYISVDIEADGPIPGPYSMLSLGAAFAGTYDADGYRAPDDPREATWYAELRPISESVVPAALAVTGLDRDQLVRAGEPPARAMAEFAHWVEATGRRYGGAPVFAAYPVGFDWMFAYWYLMSYAGHSPFGHSRAVDIKTLYAARAGRPISHATKRHMPRHLHAETEHTHNALDDAVEQGELLANIMRWR
- a CDS encoding ABC transporter permease subunit; the encoded protein is MLTFVGRRLAQAVLLVLGALTIVFVVVRVVPGDPAKLMLGNQATDGQIAQLRDQLGLSDPLWLQYVHYLADIVRGDFGESWRIGGSALSVVAERLPATLILASYAMVLTIAVGFPLGIYCARRVGSWADHLVSSVSLVGQALPAFWVGIMLILLFTRTLNVLPSTADGTPQALLLPAITLALPFLGWLARLVRNGALEEMNRDYVRTAKSKGLSARVVFYVHVMRNTLVPVVTVLGLLMGNFIADAVIVENVIAWPGIGSLMVESITNRDYSVVQATIAAITVGYIVLNLVVDVLYFYLDPRIASENT